A part of Desulfomicrobium baculatum DSM 4028 genomic DNA contains:
- a CDS encoding FprA family A-type flavoprotein yields the protein MPVTEIKKDIYWVGVVDWNIHDFHGYSKAPQGTTYNAYLVIDDKVTLFDSVPAKFQMDLYHQIRSIIELEKIDYIVCNHIEPDHSGAMPFLMEKIQPEKVFCSKMGHRMLLDHFHQPDWPYHPVQTGDSISLGKRTVQFMETRMLHWPDSMFSYIPEDKLLISNDAFGQNIASSERFDDEIDLAMLMAEASHYYYNIVLPFSPRVIAVLDEVAKLGLEIDMIAPDHGIIWRSNVPLILEAYRDYAEQKPNKKAVIVYDTMWHSTEKMAKAIAEGLMEEGVAVRIMHLKQYHHSDVMGALADATGIICGSPTHNNGIMPLMADFLTYMKGLKPLGRVGAAFASFGWSGESLSVVTEWLKSAKIEVVEPGVKCKNVPDHAKLAECKELGRQVGKAIVAKVDAEAAAE from the coding sequence ATGCCTGTTACTGAAATAAAAAAAGACATCTACTGGGTTGGCGTCGTGGACTGGAATATCCACGATTTCCACGGATACTCCAAAGCTCCCCAGGGAACGACATATAACGCGTATCTGGTCATCGACGACAAAGTCACCCTTTTCGACTCCGTTCCAGCCAAATTCCAGATGGACCTGTATCACCAGATCCGGTCCATCATCGAACTGGAAAAAATCGACTACATCGTCTGCAACCACATCGAACCCGACCACTCCGGGGCCATGCCTTTCCTGATGGAAAAAATTCAGCCCGAAAAAGTCTTCTGCTCCAAGATGGGGCATCGCATGCTCCTCGACCATTTCCATCAGCCCGACTGGCCGTACCATCCGGTTCAGACCGGCGACTCCATCAGCCTCGGCAAGCGCACGGTGCAGTTCATGGAGACACGCATGCTGCACTGGCCGGACTCCATGTTCTCCTACATCCCCGAAGACAAGCTGCTCATCTCCAATGACGCTTTCGGGCAGAACATCGCCTCCAGCGAGCGTTTCGACGACGAGATCGATCTGGCCATGCTCATGGCGGAGGCTTCCCACTACTATTACAACATCGTCCTGCCTTTTTCCCCGCGGGTCATCGCCGTGCTCGACGAAGTGGCCAAGCTGGGCCTTGAGATCGACATGATCGCCCCGGACCACGGCATCATCTGGCGCTCCAACGTGCCGCTGATCCTAGAGGCGTACCGCGACTACGCCGAGCAGAAGCCGAACAAGAAGGCGGTCATCGTCTATGACACCATGTGGCACTCCACGGAAAAGATGGCCAAGGCCATTGCCGAGGGGCTCATGGAAGAGGGGGTCGCGGTCAGGATCATGCACCTCAAGCAGTACCACCATTCCGACGTCATGGGCGCGCTGGCCGATGCCACCGGTATCATCTGCGGCTCCCCGACCCACAACAACGGCATCATGCCGCTAATGGCGGACTTTCTGACCTACATGAAGGGCCTCAAACCCCTGGGTCGCGTCGGCGCGGCCTTTGCCTCCTTCGGCTGGAGCGGCGAATCCCTGAGTGTCGTGACCGAATGGCTCAAATCGGCCAAGATCGAGGTCGTCGAACCCGGCGTGAAGTGCAAGAACGTGCCCGATCACGCCAAGCTGGCCGAATGCAAGGAACTGGGACGACAGGTCGGCAAAGCCATCGTGGCCAAAGTGGACGCCGAGGCCGCAGCGGAATAG
- a CDS encoding DVU0298 family protein translates to MARSREIKRRVLDLLASDGWEAGLGDLADLGQQAVAPLFSALCNPAPLVRWHAVTGFGVVVAALAGTAPEKARVVMRRFIWSLNDESGGIGWGAPEAMAEIMTASPLIAAEYHNHLLAYIHEDHCRPDCYLEHAPLRRGAVWGVGRLAQVRPDLASRAEPDLLCALEDCDTVIRGLSAWACGLLGLASALPKLGAMSQDQSVLELYRDRELQETTLAILAAEAVCRITGHAPAQN, encoded by the coding sequence GTGGCGCGCAGCAGGGAAATCAAACGCCGGGTCCTGGACCTCCTGGCCAGCGACGGCTGGGAGGCGGGGCTCGGCGATCTTGCGGACCTCGGGCAACAGGCCGTGGCGCCGCTCTTTTCGGCGCTGTGCAACCCTGCGCCGCTGGTCCGCTGGCATGCGGTCACGGGGTTTGGGGTCGTTGTCGCGGCCTTGGCGGGCACGGCTCCGGAAAAGGCGCGCGTGGTCATGCGCCGCTTCATCTGGAGCCTCAATGACGAATCCGGGGGCATCGGCTGGGGCGCGCCCGAGGCCATGGCCGAGATCATGACCGCAAGTCCCCTCATCGCAGCCGAATATCACAACCACCTCCTGGCCTACATCCACGAGGATCACTGCCGCCCCGACTGCTATCTGGAACACGCGCCCTTGCGCCGTGGGGCCGTATGGGGCGTGGGCCGGCTGGCGCAGGTCCGTCCGGATCTGGCGTCTAGGGCCGAACCCGATCTGCTCTGCGCCCTGGAAGACTGCGATACGGTTATCCGGGGCCTTTCGGCCTGGGCCTGCGGATTGCTCGGGCTGGCTTCCGCGCTGCCGAAACTCGGCGCCATGAGCCAGGACCAATCCGTCCTGGAACTGTACCGCGACCGCGAACTTCAGGAAACGACTCTGGCCATCCTGGCCGCGGAGGCCGTCTGCCGGATCACGGGCCACGCACCCGCACAAAACTAA
- a CDS encoding cytochrome ubiquinol oxidase subunit I has protein sequence MDVLMLSRLQFAMATMFHFIFVPLTLGLSILVAIMETKYVRTGDETYKRMTKFWGKLFVINFVLGVVTGITLEFQFGTNWSRYSEYVGDIFGSLLAIEATTSFFLESTFLGAWIFGWNILSPKMHAACIWLVAIASNLSAAWILLANAFMQNPVGYVLRNGRAELDNFFQVLLNPFGWQQYVHTLSGAFTLAGFFLMGVSAYHLLKKQNIDFFTRSFKMGMVFALVFSALVALQGHHHAQEVGRIQPAKLAAMESLWETQESAPMYLLVVPDEKNEKNAIELFGIPGGLSFLAHGSFTTPVQGLKDWPADERPPVMLTFLSFRAMVGIGTLLPILCIWAFLRRNKLTETPRLLKAMLFAIPLPYLAIEAGWVVAEVGRQPWIVYGLMKTADAVSPIVTSQVAFSLVALTLLYALLGAVDIYLLFKFAKKGPAEA, from the coding sequence ATGGATGTGCTCATGTTATCCAGGCTTCAATTCGCCATGGCTACCATGTTTCATTTCATCTTCGTCCCGCTGACCCTTGGTCTGTCCATCCTGGTGGCCATCATGGAAACCAAGTATGTGCGCACGGGCGACGAGACATACAAGCGGATGACCAAATTCTGGGGCAAGCTCTTTGTCATCAACTTCGTGCTCGGCGTGGTCACGGGCATCACGCTTGAATTTCAGTTCGGCACCAACTGGTCCCGCTATTCCGAATACGTCGGCGACATCTTCGGGTCTCTCCTGGCCATCGAGGCCACCACGTCCTTTTTCCTGGAATCAACCTTTCTCGGCGCATGGATTTTCGGCTGGAACATCCTGTCCCCCAAAATGCACGCGGCCTGTATCTGGCTGGTGGCCATCGCCTCCAACCTCTCCGCCGCATGGATCCTGCTGGCCAACGCCTTCATGCAGAACCCGGTGGGCTATGTGCTCAGAAACGGCCGCGCCGAACTGGACAACTTCTTCCAGGTGCTCCTGAACCCCTTTGGCTGGCAGCAGTACGTGCACACCTTGAGCGGTGCGTTCACCCTGGCCGGGTTCTTCCTCATGGGCGTCTCCGCCTACCATCTGCTCAAAAAGCAGAACATCGACTTCTTCACCCGCTCCTTCAAGATGGGCATGGTCTTCGCCCTGGTCTTTTCGGCGTTGGTCGCGCTCCAGGGCCATCATCACGCCCAGGAAGTGGGCCGCATCCAGCCCGCCAAGCTGGCGGCCATGGAGTCCCTGTGGGAAACCCAGGAAAGCGCGCCCATGTATCTCTTGGTCGTGCCGGACGAAAAGAACGAAAAGAACGCCATCGAGCTTTTCGGCATTCCCGGCGGCCTTTCCTTTCTGGCCCACGGATCCTTCACGACGCCTGTGCAGGGCCTCAAGGATTGGCCGGCGGATGAGCGCCCGCCCGTCATGCTGACCTTCCTCTCCTTCCGGGCCATGGTCGGCATCGGCACGCTGCTGCCCATCCTCTGCATCTGGGCCTTTTTGCGCCGCAACAAGCTGACCGAAACGCCGCGCCTGCTTAAAGCCATGCTCTTCGCCATCCCCTTGCCCTATCTCGCCATCGAGGCGGGCTGGGTCGTGGCGGAAGTCGGGCGCCAACCCTGGATCGTCTACGGGCTCATGAAAACCGCCGACGCGGTCTCGCCCATCGTCACCTCCCAGGTTGCCTTCTCCCTGGTGGCCCTGACCCTGCTCTACGCGCTGCTTGGAGCCGTGGACATCTACCTGCTCTTCAAATTCGCCAAGAAAGGCCCGGCCGAGGCGTAA
- the cydB gene encoding cytochrome d ubiquinol oxidase subunit II: MLETIWFLLWGVLWAVYFVLDGYDLGIGTLVPFLGKSDTDRRVMFNAMGPFWDGNEVWLITAGGVTFAAFPKAYAVMFSGLYTPLMLLLFALIVRGVSLEFRHQVDSPAWRRVWDWGATIGSFLPALLLGVAFANIFMGLPLDENGVFQGNLLTLLNPYGLAGGVLFVLLFVMHGALWLTIKSEGDLQQRAAGLARKLWPVLVALIGVFVVLTVIYTNLLANYLLNPLMLVLLAIPVLALVLMRQQIGKQHWWTAWGLSAALIAGLTLFGVVGLYPALLPSSISPDYSITIANAASSTLTLSIMLGVTLVFIPIVAAYQFWLYRTFSHKVTEKELAQDGAY; the protein is encoded by the coding sequence ATGCTTGAAACCATATGGTTCCTACTCTGGGGTGTGCTCTGGGCCGTTTATTTCGTGCTCGACGGATATGATCTGGGCATCGGAACCCTGGTCCCGTTCCTCGGCAAATCCGACACGGACCGCAGGGTCATGTTCAACGCCATGGGCCCCTTCTGGGACGGCAACGAAGTCTGGCTGATCACCGCCGGCGGCGTGACCTTCGCGGCATTTCCCAAAGCCTACGCGGTCATGTTCAGCGGCCTGTACACACCGCTCATGCTGCTGCTCTTTGCGCTCATCGTGCGCGGCGTGTCCCTGGAATTCAGGCATCAGGTCGACAGCCCGGCCTGGCGCAGGGTCTGGGACTGGGGCGCGACCATCGGCAGTTTCCTGCCTGCGCTGCTCCTGGGCGTGGCCTTTGCCAACATATTCATGGGCCTGCCCCTGGATGAGAACGGCGTCTTCCAGGGCAACCTGCTGACCCTCCTCAATCCGTACGGCCTGGCCGGAGGAGTGCTCTTCGTGCTGCTCTTCGTCATGCACGGCGCCCTGTGGCTGACGATCAAAAGCGAAGGCGACCTGCAGCAGCGCGCCGCCGGATTGGCCCGCAAGCTCTGGCCCGTGCTGGTGGCGCTCATCGGCGTCTTCGTGGTCCTGACGGTCATCTATACCAACCTGCTGGCCAACTACCTGCTCAATCCGCTGATGCTCGTCCTGCTGGCGATTCCGGTCCTGGCGCTCGTGCTCATGCGCCAGCAGATCGGCAAGCAGCACTGGTGGACCGCCTGGGGGCTGTCCGCGGCCCTCATCGCAGGCCTGACGCTCTTCGGCGTGGTCGGCCTGTACCCGGCGCTGCTGCCTTCGAGCATCTCCCCGGATTATTCCATCACCATCGCCAACGCAGCCTCCAGCACCCTGACCCTGTCCATCATGCTGGGCGTGACCCTGGTCTTCATCCCCATCGTAGCGGCCTACCAGTTCTGGCTCTACCGCACCTTCTCCCACAAGGTCACGGAAAAGGAACTGGCCCAGGATGGCGCGTACTAG